A genomic region of Notamacropus eugenii isolate mMacEug1 chromosome 3, mMacEug1.pri_v2, whole genome shotgun sequence contains the following coding sequences:
- the SUN3 gene encoding SUN domain-containing protein 3 isoform X1: MLFRGCCSWKIILSVLFLSTVLFIGLQNSEKLKRIEFSSIPRQLYELSAYFGSKFYNYQARVRMTKSKMELLKKGSQYLEENAKEIMSLTKQINLMKVLLKDIRDQMDNYVMNAEADVTAELDESEVTEEEMNLVNYILKKLREDQVQMADYALKSAGASIVEAGTSESYRNDKAKLYWHGIGFLSYEMPPDIILQPDVHPGNCWAFPGSEGHTVIKLARKIIPTAVTMEHISERISPSGSTASAPRDFSVYGLKDDYNGEEIFLGQFMYNNKKGITVQTFKLQNEDVGSLSYVKLKILNNWGHSKYTCLYRFRVHGKPENDGLE, from the exons ATGTTATTTAGGGGATGCTGCTCATGGAAGATTATCCTAAGTGTGCTGTTCTTATCGACTGTTCTCTTTATAG GACTACAGAATAGTGAAAAACTCAAAAGGATAGAATTCTCTTCTATTCCCAGGCAATTATATGAACTATCTGCCTACTTTGGATCTAAATTCTACAATTACCAG gcCAGAGTTCGTATGACAAAAAGCAAAATGGAACTCCTAAA GAAGGGAAGCCAATATTTGGAAGAGAATGCCAAAGAAATTATGTCTCTGACTAAACAGATAAATCTCATGAAGGTTTTACTTAAAGATATAAGAGATCAAATGGACAATTATGTTATGAATGCTGAGGCAGATGTTACTGCAGAGCTGGATGAGTCAGAGGTCACTGAAGAG GAAATGAACTTGGTGAATTATATCCTTAAAAAGCTAAGGGAGGATCAAGTCCAGATGGCTGATTATGCCCTCAAATCTGCAG GTGCTTCTATTGTTGAAGCAGGAACTTCTGAGAGTTACAGAAATGATAAAGCAAAGCTGTATTGGCATGGGATAGGATTCTTAAGTTATGAAATGCCTCCTGATATTATTCTTCAG cCTGATGTCCATCCTGGGAATTGCTGGGCATTTCCAGGTTCTGAAGGTCATACTGTAATCAAACTTGCCAGGAAGATCATACCAACAGCAGTTACCATGGAGCACATCTCAGAGAGGATTTCCCCCTCAGGAAGTACTGCCAGTGCTCCTAGAGACTTTTCGGTTTAT GGACTCAAAGATGACTACAATGGAGAAGAAATCTTCCTTGGTCAGTTTATgtataacaacaaaaaaggaatcaCTGTTCAAACATTTAAGCTCCAG aatGAAGATGTTGGATCCTTATCATATGTGAAACTGAAAATTCTGAACAATTGGGGCCACTCCAAATACACATGCTTATATCGATTCAGAGTCCATGGAAAGCCAGAAAATGATGGCTTAGAATGA
- the SUN3 gene encoding SUN domain-containing protein 3 isoform X2, producing the protein MTKSKMELLKKGSQYLEENAKEIMSLTKQINLMKVLLKDIRDQMDNYVMNAEADVTAELDESEVTEEEMNLVNYILKKLREDQVQMADYALKSAGASIVEAGTSESYRNDKAKLYWHGIGFLSYEMPPDIILQPDVHPGNCWAFPGSEGHTVIKLARKIIPTAVTMEHISERISPSGSTASAPRDFSVYGLKDDYNGEEIFLGQFMYNNKKGITVQTFKLQNEDVGSLSYVKLKILNNWGHSKYTCLYRFRVHGKPENDGLE; encoded by the exons ATGACAAAAAGCAAAATGGAACTCCTAAA GAAGGGAAGCCAATATTTGGAAGAGAATGCCAAAGAAATTATGTCTCTGACTAAACAGATAAATCTCATGAAGGTTTTACTTAAAGATATAAGAGATCAAATGGACAATTATGTTATGAATGCTGAGGCAGATGTTACTGCAGAGCTGGATGAGTCAGAGGTCACTGAAGAG GAAATGAACTTGGTGAATTATATCCTTAAAAAGCTAAGGGAGGATCAAGTCCAGATGGCTGATTATGCCCTCAAATCTGCAG GTGCTTCTATTGTTGAAGCAGGAACTTCTGAGAGTTACAGAAATGATAAAGCAAAGCTGTATTGGCATGGGATAGGATTCTTAAGTTATGAAATGCCTCCTGATATTATTCTTCAG cCTGATGTCCATCCTGGGAATTGCTGGGCATTTCCAGGTTCTGAAGGTCATACTGTAATCAAACTTGCCAGGAAGATCATACCAACAGCAGTTACCATGGAGCACATCTCAGAGAGGATTTCCCCCTCAGGAAGTACTGCCAGTGCTCCTAGAGACTTTTCGGTTTAT GGACTCAAAGATGACTACAATGGAGAAGAAATCTTCCTTGGTCAGTTTATgtataacaacaaaaaaggaatcaCTGTTCAAACATTTAAGCTCCAG aatGAAGATGTTGGATCCTTATCATATGTGAAACTGAAAATTCTGAACAATTGGGGCCACTCCAAATACACATGCTTATATCGATTCAGAGTCCATGGAAAGCCAGAAAATGATGGCTTAGAATGA